The Gloeobacter morelensis MG652769 genome contains the following window.
GAGCGGGAACCCCGAACCCAGCGTCACCATCGTGCCCACCAGTTTGACGAGGGCGACGCGCAGATCGAGCGCCATCGGCACGCGGGCAAGCACCGCCTTCACCTGGGGAATGCCGCTACCGGAAGCTTCCGGAGCAAAGCGCTCCACCAGCCAGCCGGCTGCCAGTCCCCCTACAAGCCCAAGCAGCGGCAGCACCCACCAGCCGAATGAGCCCGCAGCGTCGAGGCGCCAGTGGCTGAGGAGGTCGGCGCCCTGTTTGAGGATGACCGCCGCCAGACCCGCCACCAGGCCGATCAAGCACGCTTCCAGCGTCGCGAGGCGCTGGGGACGGAGCAGTTGCCGAAAATTTTGCAGCCAGGATTGCATAGGACCGGGGGAGCCGTCCACCTTCTAGCCTAAACCCGCAGATGCTTCTCTTGCGGTGCCCGGGAGCAGGGGGCACCGTCTAGCTGAGGTCGATCTGGTTGCCGCGGCGCTGGCGCATCACCTCGTAAAGCATAATCCCACCTGCCACCGAAGCGTTGAGGCTGGTCGTCTTGCCCGCCAGCGGAATCGAGACCATGTGGTCGCAGTGGCGCTGGGTGAGTAGCGAAATGCCCTTGCCCTCGGAGCCCACCACGACTACCAATGGCCCCTCCAGCTTCAGTTCGTAGAGCGCCTGGCTCGCCCTCTCCTGGGTGCCGACAATCTGATAACCCGCCTCCTTGAGGCGTTCGATGGCCTGGTTGAGGTTGGTGACCCGGGCGATGGGCAGGTGCTCCACCGCCCCTGCCGCCACCTTGGCCACCGTCGCCGTCACCCCCACCGCCCGCCGCTGGGGCAAGATCATCCCCTGAAAACCGAACGCCTCGGCGGAGCGGATGAGCGCCCCCAGATTGTGGGGATCTTCGATGCCGTCGGCGGCGAGCAACACCGGGTCGGGCCGCTCCACGAGCGAAGCGATCAATTCCTCGAATTCGACGTAGGGATGGGCGGCGGCCTGGGCGGCGATGCCCTGGTGGTTGCCCCCGGCGGTGAGCTGATCGAGCCGGCGCGGCTCGACGATGTCGATCACCGCCCCGCCGGCCTTGGCTGCGTCGAGCAGCCGCAAAAAGCGCGGGTCGTAGCGCAACTTCTCGGTGAGCCAGATGCGGTTGAGCGGACGGCTGTTCTGCAGGGCGGCGATCACCGACTGTTTGCCGTAGAGCAATTCTGCCTCGTCGCTCTCGACTACGGTCGGGGCAGCTTCAGGGGCCATGCGGGTCTTGATGGTCTTGGGGGTGCGGCTCCCGGCCCCGGTCGGGGTGATGTCTTTGACTTTGGCCGTTCGGGTCGCATCGCGCGGCCGTTCGGGTCGGGACACCTCGCCTGTGGCTTTACGCACCAGTTTGGCCGGGCGCTTGGTTTTAGGTTTGGCGGCGGAGTAGGGCTTCGCCTTGGTGCTCGGGCGCTTAGGCCTCTGGGGACGGGGTGTCGGGGCCATGGTGTTGTTGAAACTCATCGCACAGGTGAAGGATGACCCCGAGGCGGTCGCGGTCAGCCAGAAACAAATATCCTAACAAAGCCTCGAAGGCCGTGGCCAAACGGTAGGTGGCTGGGTCGAGGCGCCGCGGGACCGTCCCCCCGGCGTTGCGGCCGCGCCTTAGCCAGTCGGCCTCCTCCACCGTCAGGTGCGGGGACAGGCAGGTCGCAAGCTTTGCCTGGGCAGAGGCCCGCACACAGGCGACGGTGTCGCCGTGCAGCCTCTGGCGGCGGCGGGGGGGGAGCAGAACCCGCGTGCGCACGTGCAGTTCCCAGACCGCGTCGCCCAGGTAGGCCAGCGCCTCCAGCGACAGCGAGCGGATCTGGACGGGATCCAAGGGCTACTTTCCGGGAATGTGCCCGAGCGCTTCTTCGAGGGAATTGCGCAGCGACAAAAACTGCTCCAGGCGCACCAGCCGCACCGTCTGGGTGACGCGCGGGTTGGCGACGATTTGGAAAGTACCGGGAACCCCCTGCACTTTTTTGGCCAGCTGCACCAGCGCCCCCAGGCCGGAGCTGTCGACAAAATCGATCTGCGACAAATCCAGCACGACGTTGGGCGTGCCTTCCTCGATGTACTTATTCATCACTTTGCGGAAGACGGGTTCCGAGAAGGCGTCCAGCTGACCAATCAGGCGAAAAAGCTGGTAGTTTTCGCCTTCATCGCGGGTGCCCCTCAGGCTCACCGTCAGGTTGATCGGCTCAGGAATGGCCTTCCCTCCAACAGAGCGCTTTCAGGCTAACACTATAGGATGAGACTCCCGCAGCTGTCTAGCGTGCCGGGCGCTACTGCAAGTCGGTGTCGATGCGCTGCAACCGCAGCAGCACCCGCCCGAGGGCGAAGGACAGCAGACCCGCCAGGCCAAAGGCGGCGATCGCCTCGAGAATATGGTCGGCGGTGTAGAGCACGACCGAACAGATGAGAAAGGCCGCCAACAGCACGCTGTAGATGCCGCCGATGGCCGCCGAGTTGAGCCGCTTGAGCAGCCGCTCCGTCTCGATCGACTTGGTGCGCACCCGCAGTTCGCCGCGGTCGGCCCGCTCCAAAGTCTGCTCGATGCGCCGGGGCAGGTTGACGGTCATCGAACTGACCTGGCCCACCTGCTGGCCGAGCTGGTTCAATAGTTCGCGCATACCGAATTCTGAATTGACAGCCATGAGCTGATCAGCAAAAGGCTGGGCCACGTCCATAAAGTTGAAATCGGGATCGAGGCCCTTGCCCAGTCCTTCGAGGGTCGAGACGGCCCGCAGCACAAACGTGAAAGTCGCCGGAAAGCGAAAGGGCTGCTCGTAAGCCATCTCGTAAATGTCGTCGGTCAACTCTGCAAAGTTGAACGACTGCATGCTGTAGGGCTGGTTGACAAAGTTGGTGAGCAAAAATTCGATCGAGCGGCGGATGGGCACGCGATCGGCGTTTTTCTTGATAGCCCCCAGTTCGATGAGTGAATCGATCACCTTGTCGGCATCGGATTGGGCCACCCCGAGAAAGGTGTCCATGAGCTTCTCTTTGGTGCCCGGCTGGATGTGGCCCATCATGCCGAAGTCATAAAAAATCAGCGCCCCGTCGTGGCGCACGGCGATGTTGCCCGGGTGGGGATCGGCGTGAAAGAAGCCGTCGTTGAGCAGCTGCTGCAGGTAGGAGCGCGCCCCGATGCGCGCTAGCGATCGCCGGTCGAGCCCCGCCGCCTCCAGCGCCGCGTAGTTGCTGATTTTGATGCCCGGCAAATATTCGAGGGTGAGCACCTTGGGGGAGGAGTAGCGCCAGTAGACCCGCGGCACGCAAATTTCGGGGCTGTCTTTAAAGTTGCGGCGGAAGGTGTCGGCGTTGCGCCCCTCATTGAGGTAGTCAATCTCGAGCATGAGAATGCGGGCGCACTCGTCGTAGATGGGCACCCACTCGCGCCCGCCCCGGCCGTAGCGCGGGTGGTTCTGCAGATACTGGGCGATGCCGCGCAGGATGCCGAGATCGACATTGAACAGCTTCTCCAGGCCCGGGCGCTGCACTTTGACAACCACTTCTTCGCTGGAGTGCAGCTGGGCTCTGTGCACCTGACCCAGGGAAGCGGCGGCAATCGGGGTCGGATCAAAAAACTGGAAGACCTGGGGGATCGGTTTGCCGAACTGGCCCTCGACGATCTCGACGACTTGTTCGTAGGGAAAGGCCGGCACCTCGTCCTGGAGCCTGGAGAGTTCTTCGATGTATTCTTTGGGAAACAAATCCGCCCGCGTCGAAAACAGTTGCCCGACTTTGATAAAAGTCGGGCCCAGTTCAAGCATCGTCTCGCGCGTCCAGATGGCCCGCATGCGCTGGCGGCGCGAGCGGTTTTCTTCGCTGTCGCCGCTGCGGTAGGTCCACTTTTTGCTGTCCCACCAGCGGTAGAACAGAATCAACAAAAAGAAGCCCCAAATATCGATCACGCGGCGGGTGCGCGAGTAGTTGACCCGATTCCAGCGATAGTTCTTGGCAGAAGAAGGCGGCGCCGACACGATCACGAATGGGTAGCAAAGGGGGACAGGGACTTCACGTGGCTTCCTGGTTGCGGAAGCGCTGCAATTCTGAGCGCAGGCGGGCAACCTCCGCGCGCAACTCGTCGATATTGCGCTGGACATCTTTGGAAGCGGCCGGGGTGCGCGCCGTGTAGCCCTCGGCGCTCAAATCCGCCAGCGTCTCGGCTTGTTCGGCCTCCGCACGGGTAATCACCGCCTCGGTAAATTGCCGCAGCCCATCGCGCCAATCCGCCTCGGCCTTGCCCACTTCACTCAGCACATCGGTGACGGCATCTTCAAGCTTTTCAAGCAAAATCTCGGCCGTCGCCCTACCGATAAAAAAAGTCCGGATCCACGGATCGCTCACTTTGCCACTCCATCGATGCGCCCGGCCTGCGAGTTGCAGTCACCGCCGATCCAGCCCGGAAGCCGGCGACCGGATTTACCCCTCGATTTTACCCTACAAGCTTTGTCCTGGCGGTGAGTGCATAGACTGAGCCCTGGCTTGCGGTCGGGGCTTTGAACAATCCACCGGGCTGCACTGCCCGTAATCCCTGCAGAACCCGCACGCAATGCCCACCTATAGTTGAGCCATGGCCGAGATTCGCGACCGCTTCGCAGGCACTGTGTCCGGCAAAATTTATCTTTGGTTGGCCGTCTTCATCTTTGGTCTGGCCAATCCGGTGGTCCGCAAATTGACCGAACTGGGCGCTCTGTATCCGGTGGAGGGCCGCAATCCGATTTCGCTGTGCAACGTTCTGTTTGTCGGCAATCTGTGTGCGCTGCCGGTGCTGTTTGCTGTCTACCGCCACGAGTGGACGCCGGGCAATCTGGGACGCATAAGCCGCCGGGAATGGTCACTGCTGCTCATCGTTGCTCTGCTTGCCGGTGCCCTCGCACCCGCCTTGATCTTCCAGGCGCTTTCGCTAGCGATGGTCAGCAGTGTGCTGTTCGTCAGCCGTATCGAGACACCGCTGCTATTGGCGCTGTCGGTGTGGCTGTACGGCGAGCGCCTCAACCGCTACCAGAGCGCCGGGGCGCTGATGTGCTTTGTAGGCGCGTTGGTGCCGCTGCTGCTGCCCTCCGGCGGTGTCCCGACTTTCTCGATGGCCGAAGATCTGTGGAGCTTCGGGATGGGGGAAGGATTCGCAGCCCTGGCCGCCGTCGCCTCCGCCGTCGCCACCATCCTCAGCAAAAACGGTCTCGCCGCGGTGCCCCCCGGCATCTATCTGGTGGTGCGCTCAGCTTTGGGGGCGGTGATTTTCTTTGTCGTCGCCTGGGCCCTCTACGGACCGGAACACTTTCAGGACGCTTTCTCGCCAATCTTGTGGCAGTGGATGCTCCTGTACGGGGCCGTCATCGTCGCCCTTGGGCAGTTGCTCTGGTTTTCCGGCCTCAAGCGCGCCGCCATCCTCGATGCGTCCCTTGCCAGTTCGTTTATTCCAGCCATCGGTACCGTAGGAGCCTATTTTCTGCTGGGCGAGGTGCCGGACGGCATCCAGTACTTCAGCGGCATCCTGGTCATCTTGGGTCTGTTGCTCAGCCAGTGGGGTTCCCGGCGATCTCCGCCAGTCGCTCTCGACGCAATGGGGGGGACAGCGGGTGGATTTAAGGGAGTGTGATGTCGCAATCCGGCCCGGTAAATCCCTGCGGACTTCAAAAGAGATAGCTACCGCTGGGTGGTGCTAGGATGACCTCGCCTTCGGCGGCCGGGGGATCAGCCCGGCCTGAAAGGGGAAAGCGTGGTGAAAGCCCACCGCTGTGCCGCAACTGTGATGGCGATTGTGCCTGAGCCAGGATGCCCGCCGAGAGTGCTTCACGTTCCATTTCCGCGTCCCACGGATGCAAGGAGCAGCAATGATAAATCTGTTGATTCACAGCCTGGTGCTCGCCGACCACGGCAACGTGTTCAACCACATCGCCGAGGGAAGGTTCGACGAAATCCTGACCACGCCCCTCGACTGGTTCATCTTCGCGATGATGGTCATCTTCGCAGCCCTCGGTGCGGCCATGATCGTGCGCTGGGCTCGCCGCCCATCCAACCGATAAACCGCTTTACGGGGAGCGGTCGGCAAGCAAAATAACGGCCGCTCCTGCCAAGCATAAAAGTGCCCCGGCCAGATCCCAGCGATCCGGCCGGGTACCTTCTACCAGCCACAGCCACACCAGCGACGCCGCGATATAGACGCCGCCGTAGGCCGCGTAGGCCCGACCGGCGTAGGCCGCCTCCGAGCGCGTCAAAAGCCAGGCGAAGGCGACCAGCGACAACAGGCCCGGCAGTAGCCAAAGTGGGCTTTTGCCCAGGCGCAGCACCGACCAGAAAGCAAAACAACCGCCAATTTCGGCCGCCGCCGCAAGCCCAAACAGCAGCAGAGCCACCGGCCGCCCTCAGCCCCCGCCCGCCAGCAGCATATCCAACAGGTGCGGCAGCGTATCGGTCAACAAAAACGTCGCAAGCGCCGCCCCGAGCCACACAGAGGCACCCGGCCGCCCTCGCGGGCACTCCACCGCCGAGCGCCGGTGCATGGCGATAAGCCGCTCGACGCGCCGCTCGACGCCCGTGCAACCCTCCAGGGTGCTGGCCGGCAGCGGTGCGGCGCCGCTCTGCGCCTCGGCCACCTTCACCAGCGCGCTTGCCAGCTGCAGCGGCGCACCCGTCAGAGCAGCCGCCCATTCGTCCGCCACCGCCTCGCGCTCCTCGAGCAACCGCTCCCAGCAATACCGGCTTGTGGGCAGCCAATAAGCTCCCCACAGCAATCCCCGGCCGAGCGCGGCCACAAGGTTATCCCGGCGCCGGGCGTGGGCCAACTCGTGCGCTAGTACCGTGCGCAGTTCCCCTTCGGTAAGCGCGTCGAAGTACCAACTCGACAAAAACAGCACCGGCCGGTACCAACCGACCAGAACTGCGACCGGTCGGCAGGTGAATAGCCGCCGCACGCATAGCCCCCGACAGCCCGCCTGCCGGGCCAGCGCGTCGGCCCAAAGCTGCGTCCGCCGGGCCTGATCGTCGTCGCAGGCACAGCTTTCCAGCCGCCGGCCCAGCCGCCGGTGCCGCAGGATGTACTCGGCGCCGCCCGCCGCCGTGAGCCCCACAGTCCAGATGAGCCACCAGGCAGGCGGTGACTGGAGCACCTGCCAGCCGACCAGCGGCAGGCCGTGCTCGCCGCCCAGGTACAGATCTTCTAGCAGGTGCCAGCTGAGCAGACAGCCAATCAACACCGGCAAAAACAGACCCAGTAGATACGCCTGTTGCCTGCCGGGGGAAGGGCACTGGGTATGCAGCCGCCAGCAAAGCCACAGGTACGCCCCCAGGGCGCTCGCCCCCGCCCCCGCCAGCGGCAAAAACCAGGCGTGGCTCATGGCTGCTCCTCGGCACTCAGCGCATCGAGTCGCTGCCGCAAGCGCGGCAAAGACGATGCTTCGGTGTCCAACCGCCGCTGCATCAGGGCCGCGGCCGTGTCCGGGAAAGCGGCGAGGATGTTGTCGATGACGTGCCCGAGGGTCTGGTGCAAAAAGTCCGCGCGGCTCGTCGTGGGCAGGTAGATGCGCGCCTTGCCCTCTTTGGCCACCACCTGCAATAAATGCTTTTCCACCAACGCCGTCATCGTGCAGACGATCGTGCTGTAACTCAAATCTTTGCCGGCGGGCAATTGCGGGTGGATATCCTTGGCGAGCACCGGCTGCCCCTGTGCCCAGACCGCTTCCATGATTTCTGCCTCCAGATCACCCAGGACTTTTTTGAGCCCCTGCTGGTTGGGGCGAAAGATGGCGTGAACGTTCGTCAGATCCACGGGCCGACACAAGTGAGGACTACCCGCCAGCTTACCCCAACCGGTGGGCGGCGCTGCCGAGAAAGCGCTGGAGACGCAAATGGTTTTCATTATTTTTTCACAATACCTATTTTCATTAATTTGAACAGGGTTCAAAATTAGAGGAGTGGACGCGCCGCCGGTTGTCGCGGTCTTGGCGTCCCCCAGGAGAGACGCCAGGTGCGCAGCAAAGCGGCAAGGATTTTGACGGTGGCGGTGCTGGCGGGAGCGGCGGTGGCCGCTCCCGTTCGTGCCGGCGACGGTCACGGGGAAACGACTTTTGCTCCGCAGGGAGTGGCCGGTGGCGGCGAGGTGCGCATCGAGCCGCAGATGCAGCGGGCATTGGGTTTAAAGGTGGCCACCGTGGGCGAGCGGCCGGTGCGGGCGGGGCTGGTCGTCAACGGTCAGATCGAGGCGATCCCCGGCCGTTCAGCCCAGATCAACGCCCCGGTGGCGGGCCGGGTCGTGCGCCTGCAGGTGCAGCGCGGCCGGGCGGTGCGCGCGGGCCAGTCCCTGGCGGTGCTCGATAGCCCCGAGGTGCGGACTCTGGCGCTTGAGGCGCAGCGCGAGCGCGCCCAGGCCCGCTCCGAGGTGGACCGGCTCAGCGCCGGGGTGCAGCTGGCCCGCCAGCACTACGAGCGGGAAAAAGAATTGGTAGCACTGAAGATCTCCGCCCGCCGCGAATTTCAGCAGGCCGAGGCCGCTTTGCGCGCTTCGGAGGCGGATTGGCGGGCGGCCCGTTCCCGGCTCGCCCTGAGCGGGGCGGCCTTGAGCACCCGGCTTGCCCAACTGGGGCAAAGCGGCGTGCGGGCGCGCGCGGACGGCACGGTGGTGCTCTTTTCACCGATCGCCGGGGTGGTGGCAGATCAGCAGGTGACGGCGGGGGAAGCCGTCGAACCCGGCAAGGCGCTTTTTCGGATTCTCGATGCGACGCAAGTCTGGGCGACTGCCCAGGTCTACGAAAAAGATCTAGAGCGGGTGCGGGCGGGTCGGTCCATCGAGGTGACCACCCAGAGCTATCCGGGCAAGACGTTCCGCGGACGCATCGAGAGCCTCGACCCGGCGGTGGACCCCCAGACGCGCACGCTCGCGGTGCGGGCGGTGCTCGCCAACCCGGACGGGCTGTTGAAGCCGCAGATGTACGCCCGGTTGCTCCTGGTCAGCGACGGGGCGGCCCGGCCCGTATCGGTCGTGCCCCGCTCGGCGGTGGTGGCGGCCGACGGTCTGGCGGTGGTCTACCGCAAAGCGGGAGCGGACCGCTTTCGGCCGGTGCCGGTCGAATTGGGCCGCAGCTTCGAGGACACGGTCGAGGTGCGCGCGGGCGTGCGCGCGGGCGACGAAGTGGTCGTCGAGCGCGTCTGGCAGTTGCGGGCCCAGAGTTTGAAGCAGCAGGGGGCGGGTGTCGGCGGTGACGAGCCCGGCCTAGGGGAAGCATCGCAGCCATCCACGGCCCGGACCGAGGCGCCCG
Protein-coding sequences here:
- the rlmB gene encoding 23S rRNA (guanosine(2251)-2'-O)-methyltransferase RlmB, producing MAPTPRPQRPKRPSTKAKPYSAAKPKTKRPAKLVRKATGEVSRPERPRDATRTAKVKDITPTGAGSRTPKTIKTRMAPEAAPTVVESDEAELLYGKQSVIAALQNSRPLNRIWLTEKLRYDPRFLRLLDAAKAGGAVIDIVEPRRLDQLTAGGNHQGIAAQAAAHPYVEFEELIASLVERPDPVLLAADGIEDPHNLGALIRSAEAFGFQGMILPQRRAVGVTATVAKVAAGAVEHLPIARVTNLNQAIERLKEAGYQIVGTQERASQALYELKLEGPLVVVVGSEGKGISLLTQRHCDHMVSIPLAGKTTSLNASVAGGIMLYEVMRQRRGNQIDLS
- a CDS encoding Mini-ribonuclease 3 gives rise to the protein MDPVQIRSLSLEALAYLGDAVWELHVRTRVLLPPRRRQRLHGDTVACVRASAQAKLATCLSPHLTVEEADWLRRGRNAGGTVPRRLDPATYRLATAFEALLGYLFLADRDRLGVILHLCDEFQQHHGPDTPSPEA
- a CDS encoding STAS domain-containing protein gives rise to the protein MSLRGTRDEGENYQLFRLIGQLDAFSEPVFRKVMNKYIEEGTPNVVLDLSQIDFVDSSGLGALVQLAKKVQGVPGTFQIVANPRVTQTVRLVRLEQFLSLRNSLEEALGHIPGK
- a CDS encoding ABC1 kinase family protein; its protein translation is MSSAISTSCARRLPACAQNCSASATRKPREVPVPLCYPFVIVSAPPSSAKNYRWNRVNYSRTRRVIDIWGFFLLILFYRWWDSKKWTYRSGDSEENRSRRQRMRAIWTRETMLELGPTFIKVGQLFSTRADLFPKEYIEELSRLQDEVPAFPYEQVVEIVEGQFGKPIPQVFQFFDPTPIAAASLGQVHRAQLHSSEEVVVKVQRPGLEKLFNVDLGILRGIAQYLQNHPRYGRGGREWVPIYDECARILMLEIDYLNEGRNADTFRRNFKDSPEICVPRVYWRYSSPKVLTLEYLPGIKISNYAALEAAGLDRRSLARIGARSYLQQLLNDGFFHADPHPGNIAVRHDGALIFYDFGMMGHIQPGTKEKLMDTFLGVAQSDADKVIDSLIELGAIKKNADRVPIRRSIEFLLTNFVNQPYSMQSFNFAELTDDIYEMAYEQPFRFPATFTFVLRAVSTLEGLGKGLDPDFNFMDVAQPFADQLMAVNSEFGMRELLNQLGQQVGQVSSMTVNLPRRIEQTLERADRGELRVRTKSIETERLLKRLNSAAIGGIYSVLLAAFLICSVVLYTADHILEAIAAFGLAGLLSFALGRVLLRLQRIDTDLQ
- a CDS encoding DUF6825 family protein; the encoded protein is MSDPWIRTFFIGRATAEILLEKLEDAVTDVLSEVGKAEADWRDGLRQFTEAVITRAEAEQAETLADLSAEGYTARTPAASKDVQRNIDELRAEVARLRSELQRFRNQEAT
- a CDS encoding DMT family transporter, with translation MAEIRDRFAGTVSGKIYLWLAVFIFGLANPVVRKLTELGALYPVEGRNPISLCNVLFVGNLCALPVLFAVYRHEWTPGNLGRISRREWSLLLIVALLAGALAPALIFQALSLAMVSSVLFVSRIETPLLLALSVWLYGERLNRYQSAGALMCFVGALVPLLLPSGGVPTFSMAEDLWSFGMGEGFAALAAVASAVATILSKNGLAAVPPGIYLVVRSALGAVIFFVVAWALYGPEHFQDAFSPILWQWMLLYGAVIVALGQLLWFSGLKRAAILDASLASSFIPAIGTVGAYFLLGEVPDGIQYFSGILVILGLLLSQWGSRRSPPVALDAMGGTAGGFKGV
- a CDS encoding YnfA family protein, with the protein product MALLLFGLAAAAEIGGCFAFWSVLRLGKSPLWLLPGLLSLVAFAWLLTRSEAAYAGRAYAAYGGVYIAASLVWLWLVEGTRPDRWDLAGALLCLAGAAVILLADRSP
- a CDS encoding M56 family metallopeptidase — translated: MSHAWFLPLAGAGASALGAYLWLCWRLHTQCPSPGRQQAYLLGLFLPVLIGCLLSWHLLEDLYLGGEHGLPLVGWQVLQSPPAWWLIWTVGLTAAGGAEYILRHRRLGRRLESCACDDDQARRTQLWADALARQAGCRGLCVRRLFTCRPVAVLVGWYRPVLFLSSWYFDALTEGELRTVLAHELAHARRRDNLVAALGRGLLWGAYWLPTSRYCWERLLEEREAVADEWAAALTGAPLQLASALVKVAEAQSGAAPLPASTLEGCTGVERRVERLIAMHRRSAVECPRGRPGASVWLGAALATFLLTDTLPHLLDMLLAGGG
- a CDS encoding BlaI/MecI/CopY family transcriptional regulator; its protein translation is MDLTNVHAIFRPNQQGLKKVLGDLEAEIMEAVWAQGQPVLAKDIHPQLPAGKDLSYSTIVCTMTALVEKHLLQVVAKEGKARIYLPTTSRADFLHQTLGHVIDNILAAFPDTAAALMQRRLDTEASSLPRLRQRLDALSAEEQP
- a CDS encoding efflux RND transporter periplasmic adaptor subunit, with amino-acid sequence MRSKAARILTVAVLAGAAVAAPVRAGDGHGETTFAPQGVAGGGEVRIEPQMQRALGLKVATVGERPVRAGLVVNGQIEAIPGRSAQINAPVAGRVVRLQVQRGRAVRAGQSLAVLDSPEVRTLALEAQRERAQARSEVDRLSAGVQLARQHYEREKELVALKISARREFQQAEAALRASEADWRAARSRLALSGAALSTRLAQLGQSGVRARADGTVVLFSPIAGVVADQQVTAGEAVEPGKALFRILDATQVWATAQVYEKDLERVRAGRSIEVTTQSYPGKTFRGRIESLDPAVDPQTRTLAVRAVLANPDGLLKPQMYARLLLVSDGAARPVSVVPRSAVVAADGLAVVYRKAGADRFRPVPVELGRSFEDTVEVRAGVRAGDEVVVERVWQLRAQSLKQQGAGVGGDEPGLGEASQPSTARTEAPGPDGAIPAWIWLAAAVALTVVGFLAGLQVAGRRGGQSAGVSTGALPKP